The window AGTTCGGATTTCCGGGGATGAAGATACTGCAGTTCGCCTTCGGTTCGGGCCCGGAAAACCCGTATCTGCCGCACAACCACGTTCGCTCCTGCGTCGTCTACACCGGGACTCACGACAACGACACCACTATGGGTTGGTTTCAGTCGTTGAAGGGGAAGGAACAGAAAAACGTACTGGCCTACTTCGATCGGGACGGTGCGGACATCGTGTGGCACATGGTGCGCTGCGCGCTCGCTTCCGTGGCCGATTACGCCATCATACCGATGCAGGATCTGCTCGAGTTGCCGAGTACCGGGAGGATGAACGTGCCGGGTGTCGCGGGAGGCAACTGGAGTTGGAGGTGCCCGGCGGATGCCTTCACCGGAAAGCTTGCGTCGAAGCTCTCGCGGGCCACCGAGCTGTACGGACGGCTACCAGACTGAAATGGTGGAGTTTTAATTCCAAAATTATTGACAAAGAGGGTGAAGTTTCGTTATAGAGAAAACACTCTATATTCTTTACGAAACAGCTTCAGAAAGGACGGGAGAGATTATGTCAGAAAAAGAATTCGGATTTGATACCCTTGCGCTCCATGCCGGCCAGACTGTAGATCCCACCACCCTGTCCCGTGCCGTACCGATCTATCAGACCTCTTCGTACGTGTTCAAAAGTTCCGAGCATGCGGCCAACCTTTTCGGGCTGAAGGAATTTGGCAACATCTACACCCGTCTGATGAACCCGACGACTGACGTGCTTGAAAAAAGAGTGGCGGAGTTGGATGGCGGCGTTGCAGCGCTCGCTGTCGCCTCCGGTCAGGCTGCCACCACCTACGCCGTGCTCAACATAGCGAGCGCGGGCCAGAACATAATCTCTACCAGTTATCTCTATGGCGGGACCTACAACCTTTTCCATTACACCCTGCCGAAACTCGGCATCACCGTTAAGTTCGTCGACTCGTCGGATCCGGAGAACATCCGCAAAGCCATCGATGAGAACACCCGTCTGGTTTACAGCGAAGCGATCGGGAACCCGAAGAACAACGTCGACGACTTCGAGGCGATTGCCACGGTTGCCCATGATGCAGGGATTCCTTATATCGTGGACAACACCGCGGCGACCCCGTATGTGTTCAAGCCGCTGCAGCACGGAGCAGACATAGTCGTTTATTCGCTGACCAAATTCATGAGTGGCCACGGCACGAGTATCGGCGGTTGTGTCGTTGATGGTGGTACCTTTCCATGGAACAACGGCAAGTTTCCCGAGTTCACCGAGCCTGATCCCTCCTACCACGGTCTCAAATTCTGGGATGCCCTGGGGAACATCTCCTACATCATCAAGATGAGGGTTGAACTGCTGCGAGACATGGGCGCATGCCTTTCGCCGTTCAACGCCTTCCAGATCCTGCAAGGGCTTGAGACCCTGCACGTCAGGATGGCGCGTCACGTAGAGAATGCCCAGAAGGTCGCCGAGTGGCTTGAACAGAATCCACTGGTGAGCTGGGTCAACTACCCCGGGTTGCCGAGCCACAAAGATCATGCGAATGCGAAGAAGTATCTCCCCAATGGCACGGGAGCCATCATAGGCTTCGGCATCAAGGGTGGTGTGGAAGCAGGCTCGAAGTTCATCGACAATGTGAAGCTTTTGTCCCATCTGGCTAATATCGGTGACGCAAAGAGCCTCGTCATACACCCGGCGTCTACTACGCACCAGCAATTAAGCCCGGCAGAGCAGTTGGCGTCAGGGGTGAGCCCCGACTTCATCAGGCTTTCCATTGGCATTGAAGACGTGAAGGACATTATCGCCGACCTGGACCAGGCCCTCAAAGCAGCACAGGCCTGAGTAAAGGGATAACAGCACCCATAGCAGTAAAGCCAAGGGCGATGCGCAAGCATCGCCCTTGGTCGTTTGAGCCACGCCGTTGCAATAGCGTCACCGTAATCTCCTGTGCACAAGGTCCACAAGCTCCACAAGGTGGTTGCGCACGAACAATTGTTATAGCTTAAGTCTCTTGAGAAAAAACTAACAACAAACCCGTTGACGGGGAGGGGGGCTTTTGTTATAACCACCCTCCGCTGACGCACGAGACACTTTCTGCTCAGCGGCCGACAAAAAAGCATTGACAGCCGAAACGGCCTTTGCTATAAAGCTGGACTCCGCAGCAACGACGTTCTTTTCAACCGAATATTTGGACCGGCAGTCACCGTGGGAAAGTTGCGGTGGCTGCGAATCTGAGAAAGATTTAAGAAAAGAAAATCTTGACAGGTTGGAACGGTTCAGGTAGGGTGCTGAGTCTGTCGCAAACAGCGGCTTGGTCTTTGAAAACTAAATAGTAGACGAAACAGTAATGTAGGTTTTTAAGTAAGTCAGTTGTTTCAAACTAGAATCGG of the Geomonas ferrireducens genome contains:
- a CDS encoding homocysteine synthase, with product MSEKEFGFDTLALHAGQTVDPTTLSRAVPIYQTSSYVFKSSEHAANLFGLKEFGNIYTRLMNPTTDVLEKRVAELDGGVAALAVASGQAATTYAVLNIASAGQNIISTSYLYGGTYNLFHYTLPKLGITVKFVDSSDPENIRKAIDENTRLVYSEAIGNPKNNVDDFEAIATVAHDAGIPYIVDNTAATPYVFKPLQHGADIVVYSLTKFMSGHGTSIGGCVVDGGTFPWNNGKFPEFTEPDPSYHGLKFWDALGNISYIIKMRVELLRDMGACLSPFNAFQILQGLETLHVRMARHVENAQKVAEWLEQNPLVSWVNYPGLPSHKDHANAKKYLPNGTGAIIGFGIKGGVEAGSKFIDNVKLLSHLANIGDAKSLVIHPASTTHQQLSPAEQLASGVSPDFIRLSIGIEDVKDIIADLDQALKAAQA